The proteins below come from a single Asanoa ferruginea genomic window:
- a CDS encoding MarR family winged helix-turn-helix transcriptional regulator: MTSALDPQELGAYFAFMEASSLLSHQVEQHLRAEGDLRYVQFQLLARLANARGQLTMTELADGVVYSRSGLTYQAGLLEAAGLITRAPSAEDERATLVTITDAGLALFARVLPGHVEVVRSLLFDPLTGDDVDHLGDIMQRIRDHMRAQPPRSAAPRKRRSTG; the protein is encoded by the coding sequence ATGACGAGCGCGCTCGATCCTCAGGAGCTGGGGGCCTACTTCGCGTTCATGGAAGCCAGCAGCCTGCTCTCTCACCAGGTCGAACAGCACCTGCGGGCCGAGGGTGATCTGCGTTACGTGCAGTTCCAGCTCCTCGCCCGCCTGGCCAACGCCCGCGGGCAGCTCACCATGACGGAGCTCGCCGACGGCGTCGTCTACAGCCGCAGCGGCCTGACCTACCAGGCCGGCCTGCTGGAGGCGGCCGGCCTGATCACCCGCGCCCCGTCGGCCGAGGACGAGCGCGCCACGCTGGTCACGATCACGGATGCCGGGCTGGCATTGTTCGCCCGCGTCCTGCCCGGCCACGTCGAGGTCGTCCGGAGCCTGCTGTTCGATCCGCTCACCGGCGACGACGTCGACCACCTGGGCGACATCATGCAACGGATACGCGACCACATGCGTGCGCAGCCGCCCCGCTCCGCCGCGCCACGCAAACGCCGTTCAACTGGGTAG
- a CDS encoding PhzF family phenazine biosynthesis protein, giving the protein MEILRYVAFSADPAGGNPAGVVLDATGVSDADMQRVAAEVGYSETAFLVARGDEDFDVRYFSPKAEVPFCGHATIASAAAYAERHGPGTMRLDTRAGLVEVSTKVGADGIVTATLVSVAPRTEPIADGDLVALLDALRWAPEDLDATLPPRVAFAGAWHPIVAAASRQRLADLDYDLAALASLMAQRDWTTIDLVYREATHVFHARNPFPPGGVVEDPATGAAAAAFGGYLRELGLVAPPATVTVHQGLDMGRPSVLTLSIPAEPRSGISVSGAAVALPS; this is encoded by the coding sequence ATGGAGATCCTGCGGTACGTGGCGTTCAGCGCCGACCCGGCGGGTGGCAATCCGGCCGGCGTGGTGCTCGATGCGACCGGAGTCAGTGACGCCGACATGCAGCGCGTGGCCGCCGAGGTCGGCTATTCCGAGACGGCGTTCCTGGTGGCGCGCGGCGACGAGGACTTCGACGTGCGTTACTTCAGCCCGAAGGCGGAGGTGCCGTTCTGCGGTCACGCGACCATCGCCTCGGCGGCTGCCTACGCCGAGCGGCACGGCCCGGGAACAATGCGGCTGGACACCCGCGCCGGCCTGGTCGAGGTGTCCACAAAGGTCGGTGCGGATGGCATCGTCACCGCGACCCTGGTCAGCGTCGCACCACGGACCGAGCCCATCGCCGACGGCGATCTCGTGGCGCTGCTCGACGCCCTCCGCTGGGCACCGGAAGACCTCGACGCCACGTTGCCGCCGCGGGTCGCGTTCGCCGGCGCCTGGCACCCCATCGTCGCCGCCGCGAGCCGGCAACGCCTGGCCGACCTGGATTACGACCTGGCCGCCCTGGCCAGCCTGATGGCCCAACGCGACTGGACCACCATCGACCTGGTCTATCGCGAGGCCACGCACGTGTTCCACGCGCGCAACCCCTTCCCGCCCGGTGGTGTCGTCGAGGACCCGGCCACCGGCGCGGCGGCCGCGGCGTTCGGCGGCTACCTGCGCGAGCTGGGGTTGGTGGCTCCGCCCGCCACGGTCACGGTGCACCAGGGCCTCGACATGGGGCGGCCGAGCGTGCTGACGCTGTCGATCCCCGCGGAACCGCGATCCGGCATCTCGGTGAGCGGTGCCGCCGTCGCACTACCCAGTTGA
- a CDS encoding DUF2470 domain-containing protein — MAPDASRMSDGMPIRDAVATRSVLAVSGSLLIRTGDTATELIAAHTMLPDGSIALAVDAMTPAGGQLVAARSRPGGLRLEVTSVVPVPVRCRVRARVTVTGTVRALDPATLDDCDAGTIDALLDLPPVALWAVEPVAVRLERHSTSDDVAVDAYRAARPDPLAAIEATYLHQLVRHGLDGLTLPARLASARGRLAPVAIDADGLTLRSETRQGHHDARLPFASRVTAEAELARELALLTPAITAPDRSRPNPG; from the coding sequence ATGGCGCCGGACGCGAGCCGGATGTCGGACGGCATGCCCATCCGCGACGCGGTCGCGACGCGATCGGTCCTGGCGGTGTCCGGCTCGTTGCTGATCCGCACGGGCGACACGGCCACCGAGCTCATCGCCGCACACACCATGCTCCCCGACGGCTCGATCGCGCTCGCGGTCGACGCGATGACACCGGCCGGAGGCCAGCTCGTCGCGGCGCGCAGCCGACCCGGCGGGCTGCGGCTCGAAGTGACCTCCGTGGTCCCGGTGCCGGTGCGCTGCCGGGTGCGGGCCCGGGTGACCGTCACGGGGACCGTGCGAGCGCTCGACCCGGCAACCCTCGACGACTGCGACGCCGGCACCATCGATGCCCTGCTCGACCTGCCCCCGGTCGCCCTGTGGGCCGTCGAGCCGGTGGCGGTGCGCCTCGAGCGGCACTCGACCTCCGATGACGTGGCAGTCGACGCCTACCGCGCCGCCCGGCCCGACCCTCTCGCGGCTATCGAGGCCACCTACCTGCACCAACTCGTCCGGCACGGCCTCGACGGGCTGACCCTGCCGGCCCGGCTCGCCTCGGCGCGCGGGCGGCTCGCCCCGGTCGCGATCGACGCCGACGGGCTGACGCTGCGGTCCGAGACCCGCCAGGGGCATCACGACGCCCGGCTGCCCTTCGCTTCGCGGGTCACCGCCGAAGCCGAGCTGGCCCGCGAACTCGCACTGCTGACCCCCGCGATTACCGCGCCCGACCGGTCGCGTCCGAACCCCGGCTGA
- a CDS encoding DUF1540 domain-containing protein, translating into MRTLLQMPAVRECAATACSFNDGGCHAPAVTVASAGDSASCATFVESSVRGGIADVTGTVGACARTQCVHNTNLACKAESVKIGPGATVSDCLTYQPR; encoded by the coding sequence ATGAGAACTCTCCTGCAGATGCCCGCCGTCCGCGAATGTGCCGCCACCGCGTGCAGCTTCAACGACGGTGGCTGCCACGCGCCAGCCGTGACCGTTGCGTCCGCTGGTGACTCCGCTTCCTGTGCGACGTTCGTCGAGTCGTCGGTGCGCGGCGGCATCGCCGATGTCACCGGCACCGTCGGGGCCTGCGCGCGCACGCAGTGCGTCCACAACACCAACCTGGCGTGCAAGGCCGAATCCGTGAAGATCGGTCCCGGCGCCACCGTGAGCGACTGCCTGACCTACCAGCCCCGCTGA
- a CDS encoding SDR family NAD(P)-dependent oxidoreductase, whose product MTSVVITGPTRGLGRAAVLAMAAHPARPDLLLVGRGGVALTGVADEARALGAVAHEIGCDLSRLADVRAAAATVRELLASGAARPLGALVANAGAMSADTRQASADGFELTFAVNYLAHAQLIGDLLGSLSAPARIVLLGSNTYYANVWRRLLRVPAARWQDPVELARPAAGSAGVAYSNAKLAVLYYAHELQRRVGPGVGVSVFEPGWMPGTALGRGAPAALQAIGRGLARLPGVATPERSGPMLASIALDERWAGLRDGAFVVRDTVAQVRPTAHDRDRERRLWAATGELLSNSRDGSSISVASPELA is encoded by the coding sequence ATGACTTCTGTAGTGATCACCGGCCCGACTCGGGGCCTCGGCCGGGCCGCGGTCCTGGCGATGGCGGCCCACCCGGCTCGGCCCGACCTGTTGCTGGTGGGGCGCGGCGGTGTGGCACTGACCGGCGTCGCCGACGAGGCCCGGGCGCTCGGCGCGGTGGCGCACGAGATCGGTTGCGACCTGTCCCGGCTCGCCGACGTGCGGGCCGCGGCGGCGACCGTGCGGGAACTGCTCGCGAGCGGCGCGGCGCGGCCGTTGGGGGCGCTGGTGGCCAACGCCGGGGCCATGTCGGCGGACACCCGGCAGGCCTCGGCCGACGGGTTCGAGCTGACGTTCGCCGTGAACTATCTCGCCCACGCCCAGCTCATCGGCGACCTTCTCGGCTCGCTCAGCGCGCCGGCCCGGATCGTGCTGCTGGGCTCCAACACCTACTACGCCAACGTCTGGCGGCGGCTGCTGCGCGTGCCGGCGGCGCGATGGCAGGATCCGGTCGAGCTCGCGCGGCCGGCGGCGGGTAGCGCCGGTGTTGCCTACTCCAACGCCAAGCTGGCCGTCCTCTACTACGCCCACGAGCTGCAACGACGGGTCGGGCCGGGTGTCGGCGTGTCGGTGTTCGAGCCCGGCTGGATGCCCGGCACCGCCCTCGGCCGCGGTGCGCCCGCGGCGCTCCAGGCGATCGGGCGAGGGCTCGCGCGGCTGCCCGGTGTCGCCACGCCCGAGCGGTCCGGGCCGATGCTGGCGTCGATCGCGCTCGACGAGCGATGGGCGGGGCTGCGCGACGGCGCGTTCGTGGTCCGCGACACGGTGGCACAGGTGCGACCGACGGCACACGACCGTGATCGGGAACGCCGGTTGTGGGCCGCGACAGGCGAACTCCTAAGTAACTCGAGGGACGGAAGTTCAATTAGCGTTGCCTCTCCTGAATTAGCCTAG